The following coding sequences are from one Macaca mulatta isolate MMU2019108-1 chromosome 7, T2T-MMU8v2.0, whole genome shotgun sequence window:
- the LOC720414 gene encoding golgin subfamily A member 6C-like isoform X1, translated as MLAPGPPFPTTHPPTPEVQRNLVPAAVNPDVMIFLPTLFDVLELATFFGQTCKSGPWGCRRKEAPGCESSRWTLALSGSEFLGKSVVLELRIHSSALRHCLWKPWDKLKEYQQRSSPGVPAGVKTKKKTTGCSPETTTSGGCHSPGDSRYQELEVALDSSSATINQLNENIESLKQQKKQVEHQLEEEKKANNDIHKAQTEQLETINILTLEKADLKTTLYHTKRAARHFEEESKDLAGRLQSSLQRIQELERALSAVCTQQREEDRSSSRSEAVLQRQFRQTLKERALLNAHVTQVTESLKQVQLQRDEYAQHIKGERARWQERMRKMSVEARTLKEEKMRDTYRIQELERTLSELKHQIAEPSCSAPPAGPSEVEQLQDEAKHLRKEVESLVEKLQFQVENNQALSLLSKEQKERLQELEERRLWEQNERLREQEEWTLQEQESLREQKERLRDQGERLRKQEERLRKQEERLQKQEERLQKQEERLRKQEERLRKQEERLTLSQNHKLDKQLAEPQCGFEDLNKEDKSALQLEQRVKELQEKLSEVKEMEHLEAASQWNQQLEAHLSLMALPGEGDEGGHRDSEEEEAPRPMPHIPEDLECQEAMSSFMDLPKEKADRKEQVERLELGFIQLSGATEGMRDYISEYESQGAVPNTRHQEKEDVMGLAQNEEMKVKLLELQKLVLPLVCNHEGHDKFPPAAQNRGDEPAPGAPAPQELGAVEEQGDLCEVSLAHSVEPAAGEAREGSPRGNPTAEKIVQLLPVMQDTQEHPGLASKPCVPFFYRAAENREINIVII; from the exons AAGTGCAAAGGAACCTGGTGCCAGCTGCAGTCAACCCCGATGTGATGATCTTTCTGCCCACCCTCTTTGATGTCTTGGAGCTGGCCACTTTCTTTGGCCAG ACCTGCAAGTCCGGTCCTTGGGGGTGTAGGAGGAAAGAAGCCCCTGGCTGTGAGTCCTCAAGATGGACCCTGGCCCTCTCTGGTTCTGAGTTCCTGGGAAAGTCGGTGGTGTTGGAACTCCGGATTCATTCCTCAGCGTTGAGGCACTGTCTGTGGAAACCGTGGGACAAG CTAAAAGAATATCAGCAGAGGAGCAGCCCTGGTGTTCCGGCAGGAgtgaagacaaaaaagaaaactactggcTGTAGCCCTGAGACAACCACTTCTGGTGGTTGCCACTCACCTGGGGAT AGCCGGTACCAAGAACTGGAAGTAGCCCTGGACTCAAGCTCCGCAACAATCAATCAACTCAATGAAAACATAGAATCATTG AAACAACAGAAGAAACAAGTGGAACATCAGCTGGAAGAA gaaaagaaagcaaacaatgaCATACACAAAGCACAGACGGAGCAGCTAGAG ACAATCAACATCCTCACATTGGAAAAGGCAGACTTGAAGACCACCCTTTACCATACTAAACGTGCCGCCAGACACTTCGAAG AAGAGTCCAAGGATCTGGCCGGCCGCCTGCAATCCTCCTTACAGCGTATTCAAGAATTGGAGCGGGCTCTCTCTGCTGTGTGTACACAGCAGCGGGAAGAGGACAGG TCCTCGAGCCGCAGTGAAGCCGTCCTCCAGCGGCAGTTCCGGCAGACCTTAAAGGAGCGGGCGCTGCTGAACGCACACGTGACACAG GTGACAGAGTCATTGAAACAAGTCCAGCTGCAGAGAGACGAATATGCACAACATATAAAAGGAGAGAGGGCCCGGTGGCAGGAGAGGATGCGGAAAATGTCGGTGGAG GCTCGCACATTGAAGGAGGAGAAGATGCGTGACACATATCGGATACAGGAGCTGGAGAGGACCTTGTCCGAACTCAAACACCAGATAG CTGAGCCCTCATGCTCGGCGCCCCCAGCAGGGCCTTCTGAAGTGGAGCAGCTACAAGATGAGGCCAAACACCTGAGGAAGGAGGTGGAGAGTTTGGTGGAAAAACTGCAATTCCAGGTGGAAAACAACCAGGCCTTGAGTCTCCTGAGCAAGGAGCAAAAGGAGAGGCTTCAGGAGCTGGAGGAGAGGAGGCTGTGGGAGCAAAATGAGAGGCTTCGGGAGCAGGAGGAGTGGACGCTGCAGGAGCAGGAGAGTCTGCGTGAGCAAAAGGAGAGGCTTAGGGATCAGGGTGAGAGGCTGCGAAAGCAGGAAGAGAGACTGCGAAAGCAGGAGGAGAGGCTACAAAAGCAGGAGGAGAGGCTtcaaaagcaggaagagaggCTGCGAAAGCAGGAGGAGAGGCTACGAAAGCAGGAGGAGAGGCTCACGCTTTCCCAGAACCACAAGCTCGACAAGCAGCTGGCCGAGCCACAGTGCGGCTTCGAGGATCTG AACAAGGAGGACAAGAGCGCTCTGCAGTTGGAGCAGCGAGTAAAGGAGCTGCAGGAGAAGCTGAGTGAGGTGAAGGAGATG GAGCACCTAGAAGCTGCCAGCCAGTGGAACCAACAGCTAGAGGCCCACTTGAGCCTCATGGCTCTCCCTGGAGAAG GAGATGAAGGAGGACATCGAGACAGCGAGGAGGAGGAGGCACCTCGGCCCATGCCACACATCCCAGAGGACCTGGAGTGCCAGGAGGCCATG AGCAGCTTTATGGACCTCCCGAAGGAGAAGGCGGACAGGAAGGAGCAGGTGGAAAGACTAGAGCTTGGATTCATCCAGCTCTCTGGAGCGACAGAGGGCATGA GAGACTACATCAGCGAATATGAGAGCCAGGGGGCAGTGCCAAACACTCGGCACCAGGAGAAGGAGGACGTCATGGGTCTGGCTCAGAACGAGGAGATGAAG GTGAAGCTGCTGGAGCTGCAGAAGCTGGTGTTGCCGCTTGTGTGCAACCACGAGGGGCATGACAAATTCCCCCCCGCTGCCCAGAACCGTGGTGATGAGCCCGCTCCAGGGGCCCCAGCCCCCCAGGAGCTTGGGGCTGTGGAGGAGCAGGGTG ATCTTTGTGAGGTGAGCCTGGCCCACAGCGTGGAGCCTGCAGCgggagaggccagggagggtTCTCCCCGTGGCAACCCCACCGCAGAGAAGATCGTGCAGCTGCTTCCTGTAATGCAGGACACCCAGGAGCACCCAGGCTTGGCCAGCAAACCCTGCGTCCCTTTCTTTTACCGGGCAGCGGAGAACAGGGAGATCAACATCGTCATCATCTGA
- the LOC720414 gene encoding golgin subfamily A member 6C-like isoform X3, with amino-acid sequence MWPQPCLPPHPAMLEETRERKLAAAKKKLKEYQQRSSPGVPAGVKTKKKTTGCSPETTTSGGCHSPGDSRYQELEVALDSSSATINQLNENIESLKQQKKQVEHQLEEEKKANNDIHKAQTEQLETINILTLEKADLKTTLYHTKRAARHFEEESKDLAGRLQSSLQRIQELERALSAVCTQQREEDRSSSRSEAVLQRQFRQTLKERALLNAHVTQVTESLKQVQLQRDEYAQHIKGERARWQERMRKMSVEARTLKEEKMRDTYRIQELERTLSELKHQIAEPSCSAPPAGPSEVEQLQDEAKHLRKEVESLVEKLQFQVENNQALSLLSKEQKERLQELEERRLWEQNERLREQEEWTLQEQESLREQKERLRDQGERLRKQEERLRKQEERLQKQEERLQKQEERLRKQEERLRKQEERLTLSQNHKLDKQLAEPQCGFEDLNKEDKSALQLEQRVKELQEKLSEEHLEAASQWNQQLEAHLSLMALPGEGDEGGHRDSEEEEAPRPMPHIPEDLECQEAMSSFMDLPKEKADRKEQVERLELGFIQLSGATEGMRDYISEYESQGAVPNTRHQEKEDVMGLAQNEEMKVKLLELQKLVLPLVCNHEGHDKFPPAAQNRGDEPAPGAPAPQELGAVEEQGDLCEVSLAHSVEPAAGEAREGSPRGNPTAEKIVQLLPVMQDTQEHPGLASKPCVPFFYRAAENREINIVII; translated from the exons ATGTGGCCCcaaccctgcctccctccccaccccgcgATGTTAGAAGAAACTCGAGAGCGCAAATTGGCAGCAgccaagaaaaag CTAAAAGAATATCAGCAGAGGAGCAGCCCTGGTGTTCCGGCAGGAgtgaagacaaaaaagaaaactactggcTGTAGCCCTGAGACAACCACTTCTGGTGGTTGCCACTCACCTGGGGAT AGCCGGTACCAAGAACTGGAAGTAGCCCTGGACTCAAGCTCCGCAACAATCAATCAACTCAATGAAAACATAGAATCATTG AAACAACAGAAGAAACAAGTGGAACATCAGCTGGAAGAA gaaaagaaagcaaacaatgaCATACACAAAGCACAGACGGAGCAGCTAGAG ACAATCAACATCCTCACATTGGAAAAGGCAGACTTGAAGACCACCCTTTACCATACTAAACGTGCCGCCAGACACTTCGAAG AAGAGTCCAAGGATCTGGCCGGCCGCCTGCAATCCTCCTTACAGCGTATTCAAGAATTGGAGCGGGCTCTCTCTGCTGTGTGTACACAGCAGCGGGAAGAGGACAGG TCCTCGAGCCGCAGTGAAGCCGTCCTCCAGCGGCAGTTCCGGCAGACCTTAAAGGAGCGGGCGCTGCTGAACGCACACGTGACACAG GTGACAGAGTCATTGAAACAAGTCCAGCTGCAGAGAGACGAATATGCACAACATATAAAAGGAGAGAGGGCCCGGTGGCAGGAGAGGATGCGGAAAATGTCGGTGGAG GCTCGCACATTGAAGGAGGAGAAGATGCGTGACACATATCGGATACAGGAGCTGGAGAGGACCTTGTCCGAACTCAAACACCAGATAG CTGAGCCCTCATGCTCGGCGCCCCCAGCAGGGCCTTCTGAAGTGGAGCAGCTACAAGATGAGGCCAAACACCTGAGGAAGGAGGTGGAGAGTTTGGTGGAAAAACTGCAATTCCAGGTGGAAAACAACCAGGCCTTGAGTCTCCTGAGCAAGGAGCAAAAGGAGAGGCTTCAGGAGCTGGAGGAGAGGAGGCTGTGGGAGCAAAATGAGAGGCTTCGGGAGCAGGAGGAGTGGACGCTGCAGGAGCAGGAGAGTCTGCGTGAGCAAAAGGAGAGGCTTAGGGATCAGGGTGAGAGGCTGCGAAAGCAGGAAGAGAGACTGCGAAAGCAGGAGGAGAGGCTACAAAAGCAGGAGGAGAGGCTtcaaaagcaggaagagaggCTGCGAAAGCAGGAGGAGAGGCTACGAAAGCAGGAGGAGAGGCTCACGCTTTCCCAGAACCACAAGCTCGACAAGCAGCTGGCCGAGCCACAGTGCGGCTTCGAGGATCTG AACAAGGAGGACAAGAGCGCTCTGCAGTTGGAGCAGCGAGTAAAGGAGCTGCAGGAGAAGCTGAGTGAG GAGCACCTAGAAGCTGCCAGCCAGTGGAACCAACAGCTAGAGGCCCACTTGAGCCTCATGGCTCTCCCTGGAGAAG GAGATGAAGGAGGACATCGAGACAGCGAGGAGGAGGAGGCACCTCGGCCCATGCCACACATCCCAGAGGACCTGGAGTGCCAGGAGGCCATG AGCAGCTTTATGGACCTCCCGAAGGAGAAGGCGGACAGGAAGGAGCAGGTGGAAAGACTAGAGCTTGGATTCATCCAGCTCTCTGGAGCGACAGAGGGCATGA GAGACTACATCAGCGAATATGAGAGCCAGGGGGCAGTGCCAAACACTCGGCACCAGGAGAAGGAGGACGTCATGGGTCTGGCTCAGAACGAGGAGATGAAG GTGAAGCTGCTGGAGCTGCAGAAGCTGGTGTTGCCGCTTGTGTGCAACCACGAGGGGCATGACAAATTCCCCCCCGCTGCCCAGAACCGTGGTGATGAGCCCGCTCCAGGGGCCCCAGCCCCCCAGGAGCTTGGGGCTGTGGAGGAGCAGGGTG ATCTTTGTGAGGTGAGCCTGGCCCACAGCGTGGAGCCTGCAGCgggagaggccagggagggtTCTCCCCGTGGCAACCCCACCGCAGAGAAGATCGTGCAGCTGCTTCCTGTAATGCAGGACACCCAGGAGCACCCAGGCTTGGCCAGCAAACCCTGCGTCCCTTTCTTTTACCGGGCAGCGGAGAACAGGGAGATCAACATCGTCATCATCTGA
- the LOC720414 gene encoding golgin subfamily A member 6C-like isoform X4, with amino-acid sequence MWPQPCLPPHPAMLEETRERKLAAAKKKLKEYQQRSSPGVPAGVKTKKKTTGCSPETTTSGGCHSPGDSRYQELEVALDSSSATINQLNENIESLEKKANNDIHKAQTEQLETINILTLEKADLKTTLYHTKRAARHFEEESKDLAGRLQSSLQRIQELERALSAVCTQQREEDRSSSRSEAVLQRQFRQTLKERALLNAHVTQVTESLKQVQLQRDEYAQHIKGERARWQERMRKMSVEARTLKEEKMRDTYRIQELERTLSELKHQIAEPSCSAPPAGPSEVEQLQDEAKHLRKEVESLVEKLQFQVENNQALSLLSKEQKERLQELEERRLWEQNERLREQEEWTLQEQESLREQKERLRDQGERLRKQEERLRKQEERLQKQEERLQKQEERLRKQEERLRKQEERLTLSQNHKLDKQLAEPQCGFEDLNKEDKSALQLEQRVKELQEKLSEEHLEAASQWNQQLEAHLSLMALPGEGDEGGHRDSEEEEAPRPMPHIPEDLECQEAMSSFMDLPKEKADRKEQVERLELGFIQLSGATEGMRDYISEYESQGAVPNTRHQEKEDVMGLAQNEEMKVKLLELQKLVLPLVCNHEGHDKFPPAAQNRGDEPAPGAPAPQELGAVEEQGDLCEVSLAHSVEPAAGEAREGSPRGNPTAEKIVQLLPVMQDTQEHPGLASKPCVPFFYRAAENREINIVII; translated from the exons ATGTGGCCCcaaccctgcctccctccccaccccgcgATGTTAGAAGAAACTCGAGAGCGCAAATTGGCAGCAgccaagaaaaag CTAAAAGAATATCAGCAGAGGAGCAGCCCTGGTGTTCCGGCAGGAgtgaagacaaaaaagaaaactactggcTGTAGCCCTGAGACAACCACTTCTGGTGGTTGCCACTCACCTGGGGAT AGCCGGTACCAAGAACTGGAAGTAGCCCTGGACTCAAGCTCCGCAACAATCAATCAACTCAATGAAAACATAGAATCATTG gaaaagaaagcaaacaatgaCATACACAAAGCACAGACGGAGCAGCTAGAG ACAATCAACATCCTCACATTGGAAAAGGCAGACTTGAAGACCACCCTTTACCATACTAAACGTGCCGCCAGACACTTCGAAG AAGAGTCCAAGGATCTGGCCGGCCGCCTGCAATCCTCCTTACAGCGTATTCAAGAATTGGAGCGGGCTCTCTCTGCTGTGTGTACACAGCAGCGGGAAGAGGACAGG TCCTCGAGCCGCAGTGAAGCCGTCCTCCAGCGGCAGTTCCGGCAGACCTTAAAGGAGCGGGCGCTGCTGAACGCACACGTGACACAG GTGACAGAGTCATTGAAACAAGTCCAGCTGCAGAGAGACGAATATGCACAACATATAAAAGGAGAGAGGGCCCGGTGGCAGGAGAGGATGCGGAAAATGTCGGTGGAG GCTCGCACATTGAAGGAGGAGAAGATGCGTGACACATATCGGATACAGGAGCTGGAGAGGACCTTGTCCGAACTCAAACACCAGATAG CTGAGCCCTCATGCTCGGCGCCCCCAGCAGGGCCTTCTGAAGTGGAGCAGCTACAAGATGAGGCCAAACACCTGAGGAAGGAGGTGGAGAGTTTGGTGGAAAAACTGCAATTCCAGGTGGAAAACAACCAGGCCTTGAGTCTCCTGAGCAAGGAGCAAAAGGAGAGGCTTCAGGAGCTGGAGGAGAGGAGGCTGTGGGAGCAAAATGAGAGGCTTCGGGAGCAGGAGGAGTGGACGCTGCAGGAGCAGGAGAGTCTGCGTGAGCAAAAGGAGAGGCTTAGGGATCAGGGTGAGAGGCTGCGAAAGCAGGAAGAGAGACTGCGAAAGCAGGAGGAGAGGCTACAAAAGCAGGAGGAGAGGCTtcaaaagcaggaagagaggCTGCGAAAGCAGGAGGAGAGGCTACGAAAGCAGGAGGAGAGGCTCACGCTTTCCCAGAACCACAAGCTCGACAAGCAGCTGGCCGAGCCACAGTGCGGCTTCGAGGATCTG AACAAGGAGGACAAGAGCGCTCTGCAGTTGGAGCAGCGAGTAAAGGAGCTGCAGGAGAAGCTGAGTGAG GAGCACCTAGAAGCTGCCAGCCAGTGGAACCAACAGCTAGAGGCCCACTTGAGCCTCATGGCTCTCCCTGGAGAAG GAGATGAAGGAGGACATCGAGACAGCGAGGAGGAGGAGGCACCTCGGCCCATGCCACACATCCCAGAGGACCTGGAGTGCCAGGAGGCCATG AGCAGCTTTATGGACCTCCCGAAGGAGAAGGCGGACAGGAAGGAGCAGGTGGAAAGACTAGAGCTTGGATTCATCCAGCTCTCTGGAGCGACAGAGGGCATGA GAGACTACATCAGCGAATATGAGAGCCAGGGGGCAGTGCCAAACACTCGGCACCAGGAGAAGGAGGACGTCATGGGTCTGGCTCAGAACGAGGAGATGAAG GTGAAGCTGCTGGAGCTGCAGAAGCTGGTGTTGCCGCTTGTGTGCAACCACGAGGGGCATGACAAATTCCCCCCCGCTGCCCAGAACCGTGGTGATGAGCCCGCTCCAGGGGCCCCAGCCCCCCAGGAGCTTGGGGCTGTGGAGGAGCAGGGTG ATCTTTGTGAGGTGAGCCTGGCCCACAGCGTGGAGCCTGCAGCgggagaggccagggagggtTCTCCCCGTGGCAACCCCACCGCAGAGAAGATCGTGCAGCTGCTTCCTGTAATGCAGGACACCCAGGAGCACCCAGGCTTGGCCAGCAAACCCTGCGTCCCTTTCTTTTACCGGGCAGCGGAGAACAGGGAGATCAACATCGTCATCATCTGA
- the LOC720414 gene encoding golgin subfamily A member 6C-like isoform X2 — MWPQPCLPPHPAMLEETRERKLAAAKKKLKEYQQRSSPGVPAGVKTKKKTTGCSPETTTSGGCHSPGDSRYQELEVALDSSSATINQLNENIESLKQQKKQVEHQLEEEKKANNDIHKAQTEQLETINILTLEKADLKTTLYHTKRAARHFEEESKDLAGRLQSSLQRIQELERALSAVCTQQREEDRSSSRSEAVLQRQFRQTLKERALLNAHVTQVTESLKQVQLQRDEYAQHIKGERARWQERMRKMSVEARTLKEEKMRDTYRIQELERTLSELKHQIAEPSCSAPPAGPSEVEQLQDEAKHLRKEVESLVEKLQFQVENNQALSLLSKEQKERLQELEERRLWEQNERLREQEEWTLQEQESLREQKERLRDQGERLRKQEERLRKQEERLQKQEERLQKQEERLRKQEERLRKQEERLTLSQNHKLDKQLAEPQCGFEDLNKEDKSALQLEQRVKELQEKLSEVKEMEHLEAASQWNQQLEAHLSLMALPGEGDEGGHRDSEEEEAPRPMPHIPEDLECQEAMSSFMDLPKEKADRKEQVERLELGFIQLSGATEGMRDYISEYESQGAVPNTRHQEKEDVMGLAQNEEMKVKLLELQKLVLPLVCNHEGHDKFPPAAQNRGDEPAPGAPAPQELGAVEEQGDLCEVSLAHSVEPAAGEAREGSPRGNPTAEKIVQLLPVMQDTQEHPGLASKPCVPFFYRAAENREINIVII, encoded by the exons ATGTGGCCCcaaccctgcctccctccccaccccgcgATGTTAGAAGAAACTCGAGAGCGCAAATTGGCAGCAgccaagaaaaag CTAAAAGAATATCAGCAGAGGAGCAGCCCTGGTGTTCCGGCAGGAgtgaagacaaaaaagaaaactactggcTGTAGCCCTGAGACAACCACTTCTGGTGGTTGCCACTCACCTGGGGAT AGCCGGTACCAAGAACTGGAAGTAGCCCTGGACTCAAGCTCCGCAACAATCAATCAACTCAATGAAAACATAGAATCATTG AAACAACAGAAGAAACAAGTGGAACATCAGCTGGAAGAA gaaaagaaagcaaacaatgaCATACACAAAGCACAGACGGAGCAGCTAGAG ACAATCAACATCCTCACATTGGAAAAGGCAGACTTGAAGACCACCCTTTACCATACTAAACGTGCCGCCAGACACTTCGAAG AAGAGTCCAAGGATCTGGCCGGCCGCCTGCAATCCTCCTTACAGCGTATTCAAGAATTGGAGCGGGCTCTCTCTGCTGTGTGTACACAGCAGCGGGAAGAGGACAGG TCCTCGAGCCGCAGTGAAGCCGTCCTCCAGCGGCAGTTCCGGCAGACCTTAAAGGAGCGGGCGCTGCTGAACGCACACGTGACACAG GTGACAGAGTCATTGAAACAAGTCCAGCTGCAGAGAGACGAATATGCACAACATATAAAAGGAGAGAGGGCCCGGTGGCAGGAGAGGATGCGGAAAATGTCGGTGGAG GCTCGCACATTGAAGGAGGAGAAGATGCGTGACACATATCGGATACAGGAGCTGGAGAGGACCTTGTCCGAACTCAAACACCAGATAG CTGAGCCCTCATGCTCGGCGCCCCCAGCAGGGCCTTCTGAAGTGGAGCAGCTACAAGATGAGGCCAAACACCTGAGGAAGGAGGTGGAGAGTTTGGTGGAAAAACTGCAATTCCAGGTGGAAAACAACCAGGCCTTGAGTCTCCTGAGCAAGGAGCAAAAGGAGAGGCTTCAGGAGCTGGAGGAGAGGAGGCTGTGGGAGCAAAATGAGAGGCTTCGGGAGCAGGAGGAGTGGACGCTGCAGGAGCAGGAGAGTCTGCGTGAGCAAAAGGAGAGGCTTAGGGATCAGGGTGAGAGGCTGCGAAAGCAGGAAGAGAGACTGCGAAAGCAGGAGGAGAGGCTACAAAAGCAGGAGGAGAGGCTtcaaaagcaggaagagaggCTGCGAAAGCAGGAGGAGAGGCTACGAAAGCAGGAGGAGAGGCTCACGCTTTCCCAGAACCACAAGCTCGACAAGCAGCTGGCCGAGCCACAGTGCGGCTTCGAGGATCTG AACAAGGAGGACAAGAGCGCTCTGCAGTTGGAGCAGCGAGTAAAGGAGCTGCAGGAGAAGCTGAGTGAGGTGAAGGAGATG GAGCACCTAGAAGCTGCCAGCCAGTGGAACCAACAGCTAGAGGCCCACTTGAGCCTCATGGCTCTCCCTGGAGAAG GAGATGAAGGAGGACATCGAGACAGCGAGGAGGAGGAGGCACCTCGGCCCATGCCACACATCCCAGAGGACCTGGAGTGCCAGGAGGCCATG AGCAGCTTTATGGACCTCCCGAAGGAGAAGGCGGACAGGAAGGAGCAGGTGGAAAGACTAGAGCTTGGATTCATCCAGCTCTCTGGAGCGACAGAGGGCATGA GAGACTACATCAGCGAATATGAGAGCCAGGGGGCAGTGCCAAACACTCGGCACCAGGAGAAGGAGGACGTCATGGGTCTGGCTCAGAACGAGGAGATGAAG GTGAAGCTGCTGGAGCTGCAGAAGCTGGTGTTGCCGCTTGTGTGCAACCACGAGGGGCATGACAAATTCCCCCCCGCTGCCCAGAACCGTGGTGATGAGCCCGCTCCAGGGGCCCCAGCCCCCCAGGAGCTTGGGGCTGTGGAGGAGCAGGGTG ATCTTTGTGAGGTGAGCCTGGCCCACAGCGTGGAGCCTGCAGCgggagaggccagggagggtTCTCCCCGTGGCAACCCCACCGCAGAGAAGATCGTGCAGCTGCTTCCTGTAATGCAGGACACCCAGGAGCACCCAGGCTTGGCCAGCAAACCCTGCGTCCCTTTCTTTTACCGGGCAGCGGAGAACAGGGAGATCAACATCGTCATCATCTGA